The following proteins are encoded in a genomic region of Bubalus kerabau isolate K-KA32 ecotype Philippines breed swamp buffalo chromosome 13, PCC_UOA_SB_1v2, whole genome shotgun sequence:
- the PLCG1 gene encoding 1-phosphatidylinositol 4,5-bisphosphate phosphodiesterase gamma-1 isoform X2, producing MAGAASPCANGCGPSAPSDAEVVHLCRSLEVGTVMTLFYSKKSQRPERKTFQVKLETRQITWSRGADKIEGAIDIREIKEIRPGKTSRDFDRYQEDPAFRPDQSHCFVILYGMEFRLKTLSLQATSEDEVNMWIKGLTWLMEDTLQAATPLQIERWLRKQFYSVDRNREDRISAKDLKNMLSQVNYRVPNMRFLRERLTDLEQRTSDITYGQFAQLYRSLMYSAQKTMDLPFLEASALRAGERPELCRVSLPEFQQFLLEYQGELWAVDRLQVQEFMLSFLRDPLREIEEPYFFLDEFVTFLFSKENSIWNSQLDAVCPDTMNNPLSHYWISSSHNTYLTGDQFSSESSLEAYARCLRMGCRCIELDCWDGPDGMPVIYHGHTLTTKIKFSDVLHTIKEHAFVASEYPVILSIEDHCSIAQQRNMAQYFKKVLGDTLLTKPVDIAADGLPSPNQLKRKILIKHKKLAEGSAYEEVPTSVMYSENDISNSIKNGILYLEDPVNHEWYPHYFVLTSSKIYYSEETSSDQGNEDEEEPKEAGGSTELHSNEKWFHGKLGAGRDGRHIAERLLTEYCIETGAPDGSFLVRESETFVGDYTLSFWRNGKVQHCRIHSRQDAGTPKFFLTDNLVFDSLYDLITHYQQVPLRCNEFEMRLSEPVPQTNAHESKEWYHASLTRAQAEHMLMRVPRDGAFLVRKRNEPNSYAISFRAEGKIKHCRVQQEGQTVMLGNSEFDSLVDLVSYYEKHPLYRKMKLRYPINEEALEKIGTAEPDYGALYEGRNPGFYVEANPMPTFKCTVKALFDYKAQREDELTFTKSAIIQNVEKQEGGWWRGDYGGKKQLWFPSNYVEEMVSPAALEPEREHLDENSPLGDLLRGVLDVPACQIAVRPEGKNNRLFVFSISMASVAHWSLDVAADSQEELQDWVKKIREVAQTADARLTEGKMMERRKKIALELSELVVYCRPVPFDEEKIGTERACYRDMSSFPETKAEKYVNKAKGKKFLQYNRLQLSRIYPKGQRLDSSNYDPLPMWICGSQLVALNFQTPDKPMQMNQALFLAGGHCGYVLQPSVMRDEAFDPFDKSSLRGLEPCAICIEVLGARHLPKNGRGIVCPFVEIEVAGAEYDSIKQKTEFVVDNGLNPVWPAKPFHFQISNPEFAFLRFVVYEEDMFSDQNFLAQATFPVKGLKTGYRAVPLKNNYSEGLELASLLVKIDVFPAKENGDLSPFGGASLRERSCDASGPLFHGRAREGSFEARYQQPFEDFRISQEHLADHFDGRDRRAPRRTRVNGDNRL from the exons ATGGCGGGCGCCGCGTCCCCCTGCGCCAACGGCTGCGGGCCCAGCGCGCCCTCGGACGCCGAGGTGGTGCACCTCTGCCGCAGCCTCGAGGTGGGCACCGTCATGACTTTGTTCTACTCCAAGAAGTCGCAGCGGCCCGAGCGGAAGACCTTCCAGGTCAAGCTGGAGACGCGGCAGATCACGTGGAGCCGAGGCGCCGACAAGATAGAGGGGGCCA tTGACATTCGCGAAATCAAGGAGATCCGCCCAGGGAAGACCTCACGGGACTTTGATCGCTACCAAGAGGATCCTGCTTTTCGACCGGACCAGTCCCACTGCTTCGTCATCCTGTATGGAATGGAATTCCGCCTGAAGACCCTGAGTCTCCAAG CCACGTCTGAGGACGAAGTGAACATGTGGATCAAGGGCCTGACTTGGCTGATGGAGGACACATTGCAGGCGGCCACACCCCTGCAGATTGAGAG GTGGCTGCGGAAGCAGTTCTACTCAGTGGACCGGAACCGTGAGGACCG GATATCGGCCAAGGACCTGAAGAACATGCTGTCCCAGGTCAACTACCGGGTCCCCAACATGCGCTTCCTCCGGGAGCGGCTGACG GACCTGGAGCAGCGCACCAGTGACATCACCTACGGGCAGTTCGCACAGCTGTACCGCAGCCTCATGTACAGCGCCCAGAAGACG ATGGACCTTCCTTTCCTGGAAGCCAGCGCCCTGAG GGCGGGGGAGCGGCCGGAGCTGTGCCGGGTGTCCCTTCCTGAGTTCCAGCAGTTCCTCCTCGAGTACCAAGGG GAGCTGTGGGCGGTGGACCGGCTCCAGGTGCAGGAGTTCATGCTCAGCTTCCTCCGAGACCCCTTGCGAGAGATTGAGGAGCCTTACTTCTTCCTGGACGAG TTCGTCACCTTCCTATTCTCCAAGGAGAACAGCATATGGAACTCGCAGCTAGACGCGGTGTGCCCCGACACCATGAACAACCCCCTGTCCCACTACTGGATCTCCTCCTCGCACAACAC GTACCTGACCGGGGACCAGTTCTCCAGCGAGTCCTCCCTGGAAGCCTATGCTCGCTGCCTGCGGATGGGCTGCCGCTGCATTGAGT TGGACTGCTGGGACGGCCCGGATGGGATGCCGGTCATTTACCATGGACATACTCTGACCACCAAGATCAAGTTCTCAGACGTCCTGCACACCATCAAGGAGCACGCCTTTGTGGCCTCAGA GTACCCGGTCATCCTGTCCATCGAGGACCACTGCAGCATTGCCCAGCAGAGGAACATGGCCCAGTATTTCAAAAAGGTGCTTGGGGACACACTCCTCACCAAGCCCGTGGATATTGCAGCCGAcgggctcccctcccccaaccagcTCAAGAGGAAGATCCTTATCAAG CACAAGAAGTTGGCTGAGGGCAGTGCCTACGAGGAGGTGCCTACATCGGTGATGTACTCTGAGAACGACATCAGCAACTCCATCAAGAATGGCATCCTCTACCTGGAAGACCCTGTGAACCAT GAGTGGTACCCCCACTACTTCGTCCTGACCAGCAGCAAGATCTACTACTCGGAGGAGACCAGCAGCGACCAGGGCAACgaggatgaggaggagcccaaggAG GCCGGTGGCAGCACAGAGCTGCACTCCAACGAGAAGTGGTTCCACGGGAAGCTTGGGGCGGGCCGGGACGGCCGGCACATCGCCGAGCGCCTGCTCACCGAGTACTGCATCGAGACCGGCGCCCCCGACGGCTCCTTCCTCGTGCGCGAGAGCGAGACCTTTGTGGGCGACTACACTCTGTCCTTCTG GCGGAATGGCAAAGTCCAGCACTGCCGAATCCACTCCCGGCAGGACGCGGGCACCCCCAAGTTCTTCCTGACGGACAACCTCGTCTTCGACTCCCTCTATGACCTCATCACGCACTACCAGCAGGTGCCCCTGCGCTGCAACGAATTTGAGATGCGCCTCTCAGAGCCGGTCCCGCAGACCAACGCGCACGAGAGCAAAGA GTGGTACCACGCCAGCCTGACCAGAGCGCAGGCCGAGCACATGCTGATGCGTGTACCCAGGGACGGGGCCTTCCTGGTGCGGAAACGGAACGAGCCCAACTCCTACGCCATCTCCTTCCG GGCTGAGGGCAAGATCAAGCACTGCCGCGTCCAGCAGGAGGGCCAGACCGTGATGCTGGGCAACTCAGAGTTTGACAGCCTTGTCGACCTCGTCAGCTACTACGAGAAGCACCCACTGTACCGCAAGATGAAGCTGCGCTACCCCATCAACGAGGAGGCTCTGGAGAAGATTGGCACAGCT GAGCCTGACTACGGCGCGCTGTATGAGGGCCGCAACCCTGGCTTCTATGTGGAGGCGAACCCCATGCCCACGTTCAAG TGCACCGTCAAAGCTCTCTTCGACTACAAAGCGCAGCGGGAGGACGAGCTGACGTTCACCAAGAGTGCCATCATCCAGAACGTGGAGAAGCAGGAGGGAGGCTG GTGGCGGGGTGACTACGGTGGGAAGAAGCAGCTGTGGTTCCCTTCAAACTACGTGGAGGAAATGGTCAGCCCGGCGGCCCTGGAGCCCGAGAGGGAG CACTTGGACGAGAACAGCCCACTCGGGGACTTGCTCCGGGGAGTCCTAGATGTGCCAGCTTGTCAGATAG cCGTCCGTCCCGAGGGCAAGAACAACCGGCTGTTCGTCTTCTCCATCAGCATGGCCTCGGTGGCACACTGGTCCCTGGATGTGGCTGCCGACTCGCAGGAGGAGCTGCAGGACTGGGTGAAGAAGATCCGGGAGGTGGCGCAGACAGCGGACGCCAGG CTCACCGAGGGCAAGATGATGGAGCGGAGGAAGAAGATCGCCCTGGAGCTCTCAGAGCTCGTCGTCTATTGCCGGCCTGTCCCTTTCGACGAAGAGA AGATTGGCACCGAACGGGCCTGCTACCGCGACATGTCGTCCTTCCCGGAGACCAAGGCCGAGAAGTACGTGAACAAGGCCAAAGGCAAGAAGTTCCTCCAGTACAACCGCCTGCAGCTCTCCCGCATCTACCCTAAGGGCCAGCGGCTGGACTCCTCCAATTACGACCCCCTGCCCATGTGGATCTGCGGCAGCCAGCTTGTGGCCCTCAACTTCCAGACCCCAG ACAAACCCATGCAGATGAACCAGGCCCTGTTCCTGGCCGGCGGGCACTGCGGCTACGTGCTGCAGCCCAGCGTCATGCGCGATGAGGCCTTCGATCCCTTTGACAAGAGCAGCCTCCGCGGGCTGGAGCCGTGCGCCATCTGCATCGAG GTGCTGGGGGCCCGGCACCTGCCGAAGAACGGCCGAGGCATCGTGTGTCCTTTTGTGGAGATCGAGGTGGCCGGAGCCGAGTATGACAGCATCAAGCAGAAGACGGAGTTTGTGG TGGACAATGGACTGAACCCCGTGTGGCCAGCCAAGCCCTTCCACTTCCAGATTAGTAACCCCGAGTTCGCCTTCCTGCGCTTCGTGGTCTATGAAGAGGACATGTTTAGTGACCAGAACTTCCTAGCTCAGGCTACCTTCCCAGTGAAAGGTCTGAAGACAG GCTACAGAGCGGTGCCTCTGAAGAACAACTACAGTGA
- the PLCG1 gene encoding 1-phosphatidylinositol 4,5-bisphosphate phosphodiesterase gamma-1 isoform X1 codes for MAGAASPCANGCGPSAPSDAEVVHLCRSLEVGTVMTLFYSKKSQRPERKTFQVKLETRQITWSRGADKIEGAIDIREIKEIRPGKTSRDFDRYQEDPAFRPDQSHCFVILYGMEFRLKTLSLQATSEDEVNMWIKGLTWLMEDTLQAATPLQIERWLRKQFYSVDRNREDRISAKDLKNMLSQVNYRVPNMRFLRERLTDLEQRTSDITYGQFAQLYRSLMYSAQKTMDLPFLEASALRAGERPELCRVSLPEFQQFLLEYQGELWAVDRLQVQEFMLSFLRDPLREIEEPYFFLDEFVTFLFSKENSIWNSQLDAVCPDTMNNPLSHYWISSSHNTYLTGDQFSSESSLEAYARCLRMGCRCIELDCWDGPDGMPVIYHGHTLTTKIKFSDVLHTIKEHAFVASEYPVILSIEDHCSIAQQRNMAQYFKKVLGDTLLTKPVDIAADGLPSPNQLKRKILIKHKKLAEGSAYEEVPTSVMYSENDISNSIKNGILYLEDPVNHEWYPHYFVLTSSKIYYSEETSSDQGNEDEEEPKEAGGSTELHSNEKWFHGKLGAGRDGRHIAERLLTEYCIETGAPDGSFLVRESETFVGDYTLSFWRNGKVQHCRIHSRQDAGTPKFFLTDNLVFDSLYDLITHYQQVPLRCNEFEMRLSEPVPQTNAHESKEWYHASLTRAQAEHMLMRVPRDGAFLVRKRNEPNSYAISFRAEGKIKHCRVQQEGQTVMLGNSEFDSLVDLVSYYEKHPLYRKMKLRYPINEEALEKIGTAEPDYGALYEGRNPGFYVEANPMPTFKCTVKALFDYKAQREDELTFTKSAIIQNVEKQEGGWWRGDYGGKKQLWFPSNYVEEMVSPAALEPEREHLDENSPLGDLLRGVLDVPACQIAVRPEGKNNRLFVFSISMASVAHWSLDVAADSQEELQDWVKKIREVAQTADARLTEGKMMERRKKIALELSELVVYCRPVPFDEEKIGTERACYRDMSSFPETKAEKYVNKAKGKKFLQYNRLQLSRIYPKGQRLDSSNYDPLPMWICGSQLVALNFQTPDKPMQMNQALFLAGGHCGYVLQPSVMRDEAFDPFDKSSLRGLEPCAICIEVLGARHLPKNGRGIVCPFVEIEVAGAEYDSIKQKTEFVVDNGLNPVWPAKPFHFQISNPEFAFLRFVVYEEDMFSDQNFLAQATFPVKGLKTGYRAVPLKNNYSEGLELASLLVKIDVFPAKQENGDLSPFGGASLRERSCDASGPLFHGRAREGSFEARYQQPFEDFRISQEHLADHFDGRDRRAPRRTRVNGDNRL; via the exons ATGGCGGGCGCCGCGTCCCCCTGCGCCAACGGCTGCGGGCCCAGCGCGCCCTCGGACGCCGAGGTGGTGCACCTCTGCCGCAGCCTCGAGGTGGGCACCGTCATGACTTTGTTCTACTCCAAGAAGTCGCAGCGGCCCGAGCGGAAGACCTTCCAGGTCAAGCTGGAGACGCGGCAGATCACGTGGAGCCGAGGCGCCGACAAGATAGAGGGGGCCA tTGACATTCGCGAAATCAAGGAGATCCGCCCAGGGAAGACCTCACGGGACTTTGATCGCTACCAAGAGGATCCTGCTTTTCGACCGGACCAGTCCCACTGCTTCGTCATCCTGTATGGAATGGAATTCCGCCTGAAGACCCTGAGTCTCCAAG CCACGTCTGAGGACGAAGTGAACATGTGGATCAAGGGCCTGACTTGGCTGATGGAGGACACATTGCAGGCGGCCACACCCCTGCAGATTGAGAG GTGGCTGCGGAAGCAGTTCTACTCAGTGGACCGGAACCGTGAGGACCG GATATCGGCCAAGGACCTGAAGAACATGCTGTCCCAGGTCAACTACCGGGTCCCCAACATGCGCTTCCTCCGGGAGCGGCTGACG GACCTGGAGCAGCGCACCAGTGACATCACCTACGGGCAGTTCGCACAGCTGTACCGCAGCCTCATGTACAGCGCCCAGAAGACG ATGGACCTTCCTTTCCTGGAAGCCAGCGCCCTGAG GGCGGGGGAGCGGCCGGAGCTGTGCCGGGTGTCCCTTCCTGAGTTCCAGCAGTTCCTCCTCGAGTACCAAGGG GAGCTGTGGGCGGTGGACCGGCTCCAGGTGCAGGAGTTCATGCTCAGCTTCCTCCGAGACCCCTTGCGAGAGATTGAGGAGCCTTACTTCTTCCTGGACGAG TTCGTCACCTTCCTATTCTCCAAGGAGAACAGCATATGGAACTCGCAGCTAGACGCGGTGTGCCCCGACACCATGAACAACCCCCTGTCCCACTACTGGATCTCCTCCTCGCACAACAC GTACCTGACCGGGGACCAGTTCTCCAGCGAGTCCTCCCTGGAAGCCTATGCTCGCTGCCTGCGGATGGGCTGCCGCTGCATTGAGT TGGACTGCTGGGACGGCCCGGATGGGATGCCGGTCATTTACCATGGACATACTCTGACCACCAAGATCAAGTTCTCAGACGTCCTGCACACCATCAAGGAGCACGCCTTTGTGGCCTCAGA GTACCCGGTCATCCTGTCCATCGAGGACCACTGCAGCATTGCCCAGCAGAGGAACATGGCCCAGTATTTCAAAAAGGTGCTTGGGGACACACTCCTCACCAAGCCCGTGGATATTGCAGCCGAcgggctcccctcccccaaccagcTCAAGAGGAAGATCCTTATCAAG CACAAGAAGTTGGCTGAGGGCAGTGCCTACGAGGAGGTGCCTACATCGGTGATGTACTCTGAGAACGACATCAGCAACTCCATCAAGAATGGCATCCTCTACCTGGAAGACCCTGTGAACCAT GAGTGGTACCCCCACTACTTCGTCCTGACCAGCAGCAAGATCTACTACTCGGAGGAGACCAGCAGCGACCAGGGCAACgaggatgaggaggagcccaaggAG GCCGGTGGCAGCACAGAGCTGCACTCCAACGAGAAGTGGTTCCACGGGAAGCTTGGGGCGGGCCGGGACGGCCGGCACATCGCCGAGCGCCTGCTCACCGAGTACTGCATCGAGACCGGCGCCCCCGACGGCTCCTTCCTCGTGCGCGAGAGCGAGACCTTTGTGGGCGACTACACTCTGTCCTTCTG GCGGAATGGCAAAGTCCAGCACTGCCGAATCCACTCCCGGCAGGACGCGGGCACCCCCAAGTTCTTCCTGACGGACAACCTCGTCTTCGACTCCCTCTATGACCTCATCACGCACTACCAGCAGGTGCCCCTGCGCTGCAACGAATTTGAGATGCGCCTCTCAGAGCCGGTCCCGCAGACCAACGCGCACGAGAGCAAAGA GTGGTACCACGCCAGCCTGACCAGAGCGCAGGCCGAGCACATGCTGATGCGTGTACCCAGGGACGGGGCCTTCCTGGTGCGGAAACGGAACGAGCCCAACTCCTACGCCATCTCCTTCCG GGCTGAGGGCAAGATCAAGCACTGCCGCGTCCAGCAGGAGGGCCAGACCGTGATGCTGGGCAACTCAGAGTTTGACAGCCTTGTCGACCTCGTCAGCTACTACGAGAAGCACCCACTGTACCGCAAGATGAAGCTGCGCTACCCCATCAACGAGGAGGCTCTGGAGAAGATTGGCACAGCT GAGCCTGACTACGGCGCGCTGTATGAGGGCCGCAACCCTGGCTTCTATGTGGAGGCGAACCCCATGCCCACGTTCAAG TGCACCGTCAAAGCTCTCTTCGACTACAAAGCGCAGCGGGAGGACGAGCTGACGTTCACCAAGAGTGCCATCATCCAGAACGTGGAGAAGCAGGAGGGAGGCTG GTGGCGGGGTGACTACGGTGGGAAGAAGCAGCTGTGGTTCCCTTCAAACTACGTGGAGGAAATGGTCAGCCCGGCGGCCCTGGAGCCCGAGAGGGAG CACTTGGACGAGAACAGCCCACTCGGGGACTTGCTCCGGGGAGTCCTAGATGTGCCAGCTTGTCAGATAG cCGTCCGTCCCGAGGGCAAGAACAACCGGCTGTTCGTCTTCTCCATCAGCATGGCCTCGGTGGCACACTGGTCCCTGGATGTGGCTGCCGACTCGCAGGAGGAGCTGCAGGACTGGGTGAAGAAGATCCGGGAGGTGGCGCAGACAGCGGACGCCAGG CTCACCGAGGGCAAGATGATGGAGCGGAGGAAGAAGATCGCCCTGGAGCTCTCAGAGCTCGTCGTCTATTGCCGGCCTGTCCCTTTCGACGAAGAGA AGATTGGCACCGAACGGGCCTGCTACCGCGACATGTCGTCCTTCCCGGAGACCAAGGCCGAGAAGTACGTGAACAAGGCCAAAGGCAAGAAGTTCCTCCAGTACAACCGCCTGCAGCTCTCCCGCATCTACCCTAAGGGCCAGCGGCTGGACTCCTCCAATTACGACCCCCTGCCCATGTGGATCTGCGGCAGCCAGCTTGTGGCCCTCAACTTCCAGACCCCAG ACAAACCCATGCAGATGAACCAGGCCCTGTTCCTGGCCGGCGGGCACTGCGGCTACGTGCTGCAGCCCAGCGTCATGCGCGATGAGGCCTTCGATCCCTTTGACAAGAGCAGCCTCCGCGGGCTGGAGCCGTGCGCCATCTGCATCGAG GTGCTGGGGGCCCGGCACCTGCCGAAGAACGGCCGAGGCATCGTGTGTCCTTTTGTGGAGATCGAGGTGGCCGGAGCCGAGTATGACAGCATCAAGCAGAAGACGGAGTTTGTGG TGGACAATGGACTGAACCCCGTGTGGCCAGCCAAGCCCTTCCACTTCCAGATTAGTAACCCCGAGTTCGCCTTCCTGCGCTTCGTGGTCTATGAAGAGGACATGTTTAGTGACCAGAACTTCCTAGCTCAGGCTACCTTCCCAGTGAAAGGTCTGAAGACAG GCTACAGAGCGGTGCCTCTGAAGAACAACTACAGTGA
- the PLCG1 gene encoding 1-phosphatidylinositol 4,5-bisphosphate phosphodiesterase gamma-1 isoform X3 — MEFRLKTLSLQATSEDEVNMWIKGLTWLMEDTLQAATPLQIERWLRKQFYSVDRNREDRISAKDLKNMLSQVNYRVPNMRFLRERLTDLEQRTSDITYGQFAQLYRSLMYSAQKTMDLPFLEASALRAGERPELCRVSLPEFQQFLLEYQGELWAVDRLQVQEFMLSFLRDPLREIEEPYFFLDEFVTFLFSKENSIWNSQLDAVCPDTMNNPLSHYWISSSHNTYLTGDQFSSESSLEAYARCLRMGCRCIELDCWDGPDGMPVIYHGHTLTTKIKFSDVLHTIKEHAFVASEYPVILSIEDHCSIAQQRNMAQYFKKVLGDTLLTKPVDIAADGLPSPNQLKRKILIKHKKLAEGSAYEEVPTSVMYSENDISNSIKNGILYLEDPVNHEWYPHYFVLTSSKIYYSEETSSDQGNEDEEEPKEAGGSTELHSNEKWFHGKLGAGRDGRHIAERLLTEYCIETGAPDGSFLVRESETFVGDYTLSFWRNGKVQHCRIHSRQDAGTPKFFLTDNLVFDSLYDLITHYQQVPLRCNEFEMRLSEPVPQTNAHESKEWYHASLTRAQAEHMLMRVPRDGAFLVRKRNEPNSYAISFRAEGKIKHCRVQQEGQTVMLGNSEFDSLVDLVSYYEKHPLYRKMKLRYPINEEALEKIGTAEPDYGALYEGRNPGFYVEANPMPTFKCTVKALFDYKAQREDELTFTKSAIIQNVEKQEGGWWRGDYGGKKQLWFPSNYVEEMVSPAALEPEREHLDENSPLGDLLRGVLDVPACQIAVRPEGKNNRLFVFSISMASVAHWSLDVAADSQEELQDWVKKIREVAQTADARLTEGKMMERRKKIALELSELVVYCRPVPFDEEKIGTERACYRDMSSFPETKAEKYVNKAKGKKFLQYNRLQLSRIYPKGQRLDSSNYDPLPMWICGSQLVALNFQTPDKPMQMNQALFLAGGHCGYVLQPSVMRDEAFDPFDKSSLRGLEPCAICIEVLGARHLPKNGRGIVCPFVEIEVAGAEYDSIKQKTEFVVDNGLNPVWPAKPFHFQISNPEFAFLRFVVYEEDMFSDQNFLAQATFPVKGLKTGYRAVPLKNNYSEGLELASLLVKIDVFPAKQENGDLSPFGGASLRERSCDASGPLFHGRAREGSFEARYQQPFEDFRISQEHLADHFDGRDRRAPRRTRVNGDNRL; from the exons ATGGAATTCCGCCTGAAGACCCTGAGTCTCCAAG CCACGTCTGAGGACGAAGTGAACATGTGGATCAAGGGCCTGACTTGGCTGATGGAGGACACATTGCAGGCGGCCACACCCCTGCAGATTGAGAG GTGGCTGCGGAAGCAGTTCTACTCAGTGGACCGGAACCGTGAGGACCG GATATCGGCCAAGGACCTGAAGAACATGCTGTCCCAGGTCAACTACCGGGTCCCCAACATGCGCTTCCTCCGGGAGCGGCTGACG GACCTGGAGCAGCGCACCAGTGACATCACCTACGGGCAGTTCGCACAGCTGTACCGCAGCCTCATGTACAGCGCCCAGAAGACG ATGGACCTTCCTTTCCTGGAAGCCAGCGCCCTGAG GGCGGGGGAGCGGCCGGAGCTGTGCCGGGTGTCCCTTCCTGAGTTCCAGCAGTTCCTCCTCGAGTACCAAGGG GAGCTGTGGGCGGTGGACCGGCTCCAGGTGCAGGAGTTCATGCTCAGCTTCCTCCGAGACCCCTTGCGAGAGATTGAGGAGCCTTACTTCTTCCTGGACGAG TTCGTCACCTTCCTATTCTCCAAGGAGAACAGCATATGGAACTCGCAGCTAGACGCGGTGTGCCCCGACACCATGAACAACCCCCTGTCCCACTACTGGATCTCCTCCTCGCACAACAC GTACCTGACCGGGGACCAGTTCTCCAGCGAGTCCTCCCTGGAAGCCTATGCTCGCTGCCTGCGGATGGGCTGCCGCTGCATTGAGT TGGACTGCTGGGACGGCCCGGATGGGATGCCGGTCATTTACCATGGACATACTCTGACCACCAAGATCAAGTTCTCAGACGTCCTGCACACCATCAAGGAGCACGCCTTTGTGGCCTCAGA GTACCCGGTCATCCTGTCCATCGAGGACCACTGCAGCATTGCCCAGCAGAGGAACATGGCCCAGTATTTCAAAAAGGTGCTTGGGGACACACTCCTCACCAAGCCCGTGGATATTGCAGCCGAcgggctcccctcccccaaccagcTCAAGAGGAAGATCCTTATCAAG CACAAGAAGTTGGCTGAGGGCAGTGCCTACGAGGAGGTGCCTACATCGGTGATGTACTCTGAGAACGACATCAGCAACTCCATCAAGAATGGCATCCTCTACCTGGAAGACCCTGTGAACCAT GAGTGGTACCCCCACTACTTCGTCCTGACCAGCAGCAAGATCTACTACTCGGAGGAGACCAGCAGCGACCAGGGCAACgaggatgaggaggagcccaaggAG GCCGGTGGCAGCACAGAGCTGCACTCCAACGAGAAGTGGTTCCACGGGAAGCTTGGGGCGGGCCGGGACGGCCGGCACATCGCCGAGCGCCTGCTCACCGAGTACTGCATCGAGACCGGCGCCCCCGACGGCTCCTTCCTCGTGCGCGAGAGCGAGACCTTTGTGGGCGACTACACTCTGTCCTTCTG GCGGAATGGCAAAGTCCAGCACTGCCGAATCCACTCCCGGCAGGACGCGGGCACCCCCAAGTTCTTCCTGACGGACAACCTCGTCTTCGACTCCCTCTATGACCTCATCACGCACTACCAGCAGGTGCCCCTGCGCTGCAACGAATTTGAGATGCGCCTCTCAGAGCCGGTCCCGCAGACCAACGCGCACGAGAGCAAAGA GTGGTACCACGCCAGCCTGACCAGAGCGCAGGCCGAGCACATGCTGATGCGTGTACCCAGGGACGGGGCCTTCCTGGTGCGGAAACGGAACGAGCCCAACTCCTACGCCATCTCCTTCCG GGCTGAGGGCAAGATCAAGCACTGCCGCGTCCAGCAGGAGGGCCAGACCGTGATGCTGGGCAACTCAGAGTTTGACAGCCTTGTCGACCTCGTCAGCTACTACGAGAAGCACCCACTGTACCGCAAGATGAAGCTGCGCTACCCCATCAACGAGGAGGCTCTGGAGAAGATTGGCACAGCT GAGCCTGACTACGGCGCGCTGTATGAGGGCCGCAACCCTGGCTTCTATGTGGAGGCGAACCCCATGCCCACGTTCAAG TGCACCGTCAAAGCTCTCTTCGACTACAAAGCGCAGCGGGAGGACGAGCTGACGTTCACCAAGAGTGCCATCATCCAGAACGTGGAGAAGCAGGAGGGAGGCTG GTGGCGGGGTGACTACGGTGGGAAGAAGCAGCTGTGGTTCCCTTCAAACTACGTGGAGGAAATGGTCAGCCCGGCGGCCCTGGAGCCCGAGAGGGAG CACTTGGACGAGAACAGCCCACTCGGGGACTTGCTCCGGGGAGTCCTAGATGTGCCAGCTTGTCAGATAG cCGTCCGTCCCGAGGGCAAGAACAACCGGCTGTTCGTCTTCTCCATCAGCATGGCCTCGGTGGCACACTGGTCCCTGGATGTGGCTGCCGACTCGCAGGAGGAGCTGCAGGACTGGGTGAAGAAGATCCGGGAGGTGGCGCAGACAGCGGACGCCAGG CTCACCGAGGGCAAGATGATGGAGCGGAGGAAGAAGATCGCCCTGGAGCTCTCAGAGCTCGTCGTCTATTGCCGGCCTGTCCCTTTCGACGAAGAGA AGATTGGCACCGAACGGGCCTGCTACCGCGACATGTCGTCCTTCCCGGAGACCAAGGCCGAGAAGTACGTGAACAAGGCCAAAGGCAAGAAGTTCCTCCAGTACAACCGCCTGCAGCTCTCCCGCATCTACCCTAAGGGCCAGCGGCTGGACTCCTCCAATTACGACCCCCTGCCCATGTGGATCTGCGGCAGCCAGCTTGTGGCCCTCAACTTCCAGACCCCAG ACAAACCCATGCAGATGAACCAGGCCCTGTTCCTGGCCGGCGGGCACTGCGGCTACGTGCTGCAGCCCAGCGTCATGCGCGATGAGGCCTTCGATCCCTTTGACAAGAGCAGCCTCCGCGGGCTGGAGCCGTGCGCCATCTGCATCGAG GTGCTGGGGGCCCGGCACCTGCCGAAGAACGGCCGAGGCATCGTGTGTCCTTTTGTGGAGATCGAGGTGGCCGGAGCCGAGTATGACAGCATCAAGCAGAAGACGGAGTTTGTGG TGGACAATGGACTGAACCCCGTGTGGCCAGCCAAGCCCTTCCACTTCCAGATTAGTAACCCCGAGTTCGCCTTCCTGCGCTTCGTGGTCTATGAAGAGGACATGTTTAGTGACCAGAACTTCCTAGCTCAGGCTACCTTCCCAGTGAAAGGTCTGAAGACAG GCTACAGAGCGGTGCCTCTGAAGAACAACTACAGTGA